In the genome of Colwellia sp. PAMC 21821, the window AATGTCAATGCAAGAAGTTGAAGGTGTTGCACCTAATACTGTTATTGCCGTAATGCAAAAAGGTTATGAGCTAAATGGTCGTTTAATTCGACCTGCTATGGTTATGGTGTCAAAAGCTAAACCAAGTGTTGATACTACTGCATAATTTTATTATCCGGTAGTTTGCCATAAGAAAAACCAGACAAGTGTCTGGTTTTTTTATGTGCAAAATTTGTTATCTACCAATGTGCCCAAACAGTTATAAAACAGAGCTCACTAATGTAAATAAGAGAAAAGAAACCCCCGACCTTACTTTTATAGCCTTCACTTCTCGATTCAGGACAAAGCATCCTCGGTGCCTCGGTGGTGAATATCTTTTGTTGTGTTCTTTTGGCTTTTGCGCTTTTACCACTGAGTTCTTTTTAGTAAGAGACTAAGGGCTTCTACCACCGAGGCACCGAGGCGCTGCGCGCTACACCGAGGAGAGATTAGTGATAAGACAGTGAATATGGGTAAGATCTTACTTTCATGTTTTTTGCTCTTCTCGGTGTAGGACGAAGTCCCTCTGTGCCTCGGTGGTGAAATATCTTTTGTTGTGTTCTTTTGGCTTTTGCGCTTTTACCACTGAGTTCTTTTTAGTAAGAGACTAAGGACTTCTACCACCAAGGCACCGAGGCGCTGCGCGCTACACCGAGAAGTGATTGGTGATAAGAAAAGTAAATGTGGGGTGAAATATGTTTTGTGGTTTTTTTTGGTTTTTCGTATTAAGAGATTAAAAGATATTACCACCAAGCGGAGACTCTTATGAATCAGACCTGCATAAAACCGCAACCGTGATGCTAATCAAAAATTCATATTTATTGTTTCGTAAAATTATTAGCTTGTTATTTTAATCTCCTTAATAAATAACGTACCTACTGTGTTTCACTTGCTTTGCTATAAATTGCAAATGCTTAAAGTACTTTCCTAATCGGCTTTAATAAAGAACAGAGCAAAAATAATTTATATTTTTTAAAATTTTTCGATAAAAATAGTTGAAAAGACTTTTTCCTGCCCCCACTAACTGTTCATCAAAAGATTTAATCTTTATTTTTAATATATAAGTATTCGGAGATCGTCAAAATGGGTAAAATTATTGGTATTGATCTAGGAACAACAAACTCTTGTGTTGCTGTTCTAGATGGTGGTAAAGCACGTGTAATTGAAAATGCAGAAGGCGATCGTACAACTCCTTCAATCATTGCTTACACAGAAGAAGGCGAGACTTTAGTTGGACAACCTGCTAAGCGTCAGTCTGTAACTAACCCAAAAAATACATTGTTCGCTATTAAGCGTTTAATCGGTCGTCGTTTTGAAGATGAAGAAGTTCAACGCGATATTAAAATTATGCCTTTTGGCATTGTTAAAGCTGACAACGGTGATGCTTGGGTTACGGCGCGTGATAAAAATATCGCTCCTCCACAAGTTTCTGCTGAAGTTTTAGCAAAAATGAAAAAAACAGCCGAAGACTACTTAGGCGAAAAAGTCACTGAAGCGGTAATTACGGTTCCTGCTTACTTTAACGATGCACAACGTCAAGCAACTAAAGATGCGGGTCGTATTGCTGGTCTTGATGTTAAACGTATCATCAACGAGCCAACGGCTGCTGCACTTGCTTACGGCATGGACAAGCAAGAAGGCGACAAAGTTGTTGCAGTATACGATTTAGGTGGCGGTACATTTGATATCTCTATCATCGAAATTGATGAAGTTGAAGGTGAGCACACGTTTGAAGTACTTGCGACAAACGGCGACACTCACTTAGGTGGTGAAGATTTTGATAACCGTTTAATCAACTACCTAGTAGCTGAATTTAAGAAAGATCAAGGCATGGACTTAACGCAAGATCCATTAGCTATGCAACGTTTGAAAGAAGCAGCAGAAAAAGCGAAATGTGAGCTTTCTTCAGCACAACAAACAGACGTTAACTTGCCTTACATTACTGCTGACGGTTCAGGCCCTAAGCACATGAACATCAAAGTAACGCGTGCTAAATTAGAATCTCTAGTTGAAGACATGGTTAAAGCTACTTTAGGTCCGCTTAAACAAGCACTTAAAGATGCTGACCTTTCAATTAGCGACATTAACGACGTAATCATGGTTGGTGGTCAAACACGTATGCCAATGGTACAAAAAGTTGTTACTGAATTCTTTGGTAAAGAGCCACGTAAAGATGTTAACCCTGATGAAGCTGTAGCGGCAGGTGCTGCGATTCAAGCGGGTGTACTTTCTGGTGATGTAACTGACGTTCTATTATTAGACGTTACACCATTATCATTAGGTATTGAGACAATGGGCGGCGTGATGACGAAAGTTATCGATAAAAACACCACTATCCCAACTAAACAGTCTCAAACGTTCTCAACGGCTGATGATAACCAAGCTGCTGTAACAGTACATGTTATGCAAGGTGAGCGTAAGCAAGCTTCTGCAAACAAATCTTTGGGTCAATTTAACCTTGAAGGTATTGATGCTGCTCCTCGTGGAACGCCACAAATTGAAGTAACATTCGATTTAGATGCTGATGGTATTTTGCACGTAACAGCTAAAGATAAGAACACAGGTAAAGAGCAAAAAATTACCATTAAAGCCTCTTCTGGTTTATCAGATGAAGAAGTAGAGCAAATGGTACGTGACGCTGAAGCAAATGCTGACGAAGATGCGAAATTTGAAGAGCTAGTTCAAGCTCGTAACCAAGCTGATGGCATGGTTCACGCAACACGTAAGCAAATTGAAGAAGCAGGCGACGATTTACCAAGCGAAGACAAAGAAAAAATTGAAGCGGCATTAGCTGAACTTGAAGTTGCGCTTAAAGGCGACAGCAAAGAAGAAATCGATGCTAAGTCTCAAGCGGTTATCGAAGCTTCTGCTAAGTTAATGGAAATTGCTCAAGCTAAAGCGCAAGCACAAAGTGGCGCACCTGAAGGCGAAGCTCCAGAAGCTGATGCATCAGGCGGTGACGATGTAGTTGACGCTGAGTTTGAAGAAGTTAAAGACGACAAATAATTAGTTGTTAGGTTGTAACTGTAACGCTCAATAGCTGCGTTGGACATGCTCACATACACTTGTATGCTCCGCGTGACCGCCTTGCTCTAGAGCGATACAGTGACAACAAAAAACAATTAAACTTTGTGGTTTAGTTCAAACAAATTAAAGCGTCGATAATTATCGGCGCTTTATTATGTAAAAAACTATGTAAAAACTACGTAAAACAGCAACGAAACTTAATTAATACATGATGGTAATTTGCTTAGATTTTTAAGGTGTTAAAGAGAATTCATACCGCGTCTAAGAAAGAAGTTAAACAAATTAGTATCCATAAATTTGAAGTAAAGAAATAAAACCTATGTCAAAACGCGATTATTATGAAGTGCTTGGTGTATCAAAAGATGCAGAAGAGCGAGATATCAAAAAAGCTTACAAACGTTTAGCAATGAAATTTCACCCAGATAGAACGCAAGGTGATAAAGCTAAAGAAGAACAGTTTAAAGAAGTTAAAGAAGCTTATGAAATATTAAACAATGATCAAAAACGCGCGGCGTATGATCAATACGGCCACGCGGCGTTTGAACAAGGCGGTCACGGCGGAGGCGGCGGTTTTGGCGGCGGACAAGACTTCGGTGATGCTTTTGGTGATATTTTTGGTGACATTTTTGGTGGCGGCGGTCGCGGACGTGGTGGTCAATCTCGCCAACGTCGCGGCTCAGATTTACGCTATAACCTCGACCTAAGTCTTGAAGAAGCGGTTAAGGGTAAAACCTTAGAAATTAAAGTACCTACTTTCGTAAGTTGTGATCCATGTGACGGTAGTGGCGCTAAAAAAGGCACCAGTGCAAAAACGTGTTCAACGTGTCACGGCCATGGCCAAGTACAAATGCGTCAGGGCTTATTCGCTGTACAACAAACGTGTCCAACGTGTTCTGGCCAAGGTAAAGTTATTTCAGACCCTTGTACTTCATGTCGCGGTAAAGGGCGTGTAGAGAAAAATAAAACGCTTTCAGTTAAAATTCCACCGGGTGTTGATACCGGCGACAGAATTCGTTTGTCAGGTGAAGGTGAAGCCGGTGAGCATGGTGCACCAGCAGGTGACTTATATGTGCAAGCCAATGTTCGCGACCATAAAATATTTGTTCGTGATGAAAATCATTTGTACTGCGAAGTGCCAATTAGCTTCACAACTGCTGCTTTAGGTGGCGACATTGAAGTACCAACACTTGAAGGCAAAGTTAAGCTTAAAATACCGAAAGAAACTCAAACGGGCAAAATGTTCCGTTTGCGTGGCAAAGGTGTTAAATCAGTTCGCAGTCATTCAGTGGGCGACTTAATGTGTAAAGTTGTGATTGAAACACCGGTAAGTTTATCGGGTGATCAAGCTGACTTATTACGCCAATTAGAAGAAAAAATGGGTAAAAGCACCAGTAAGCATAGCCCGAAAGAAACCGGTTTTTTCGACGGAGTGAAAAAATTCTTCGATGATCTTAAAAGCTAAGATTACTCAAGTATAAACCGACACTAAAATCCCGCACCCTGTTGCGGGATTTTATGTTCAGGCCGTTCCTAGCCATCCATGGCTTCACGGCATTAGTGCATCCATGCACGTCGACGAACGGTATGTCACGATCACATGGATGTGAAAGAGTGACGATGTTCAGGCCGCTCCTAGCCATCCATGGCTTCACGGCATTAGTGCATCCATGCACGTCGCCGTTCTTAGTCATCTCGATAATTGCTAGAGGTGTTGCTGTGATTGAATTTTCAGTTTTATCAGTGTGAATATCATCTTTTTATTTAATCATTTGATTTTGATTATTCTGATATAGTTAACTCGCCTTGATAATTTACCGTGAAGAGAGTGACATTGAATGAGAGTTTTATTTGTTTGCCTGCTAATGGCCTCAGTGAGTTTATATAGTTTTGCTGAGTCTACTCCTGAAGAACTACCGCCGCTTGATCCTGCTTATGTAGGAATTCATGGTATGGTATTACTGAATAAGTCTTCGGGCATTTTTGCGTATAACTTCTCGGGTTATCAAAAACCGCACGATGTGCAATTATTGTATAAACTCGATGTCACAAATATCGCGTTAGTACAATTAGTTCGTGACAACGATATGGTCACGATTAAGCCTAAAGCTTTTAATTTACAGCGTTTAATGCGAGGTGAAAAAGTTGCGCTTGAAGCTGATGTTTACTTGGGGCATTTTGAACGCGATGGCATGTTGGTTTACGAGAGCATGACCTTAAAATTTGCAAAGCAATTGTATATGCGCAAGCTCGATGATATTAAACCTTCAAGTAATCAGCAGGAGTATGATGTTGTAACTTATCGAAAAAACAACAAAATTTATATTCATCGCCTACAACAGCCACCCAGTTATGATCACGTCATCCAAATAGACGTAAATGCGGGGTGTTTGACCAAATTCAATACCACATCCGCGGTCCCGAAACGCAACGAATTACAATATAAGTTTTATAACTGCGGCACCATGAAACCGCTATATTATGAGACGGAAAATTTTGTAACAAATTAGTATTGTTATGCCGGCTAATTAACTAAAAAACAGCTGATAAATCAGCTGTTTTTTAGTTTTATACCAACTTGTTATTATAATATTCGGTGTTATTCTTCATCAAAAATCGGTAATACACCGCTACGGCTGTGCTCAAAAATAAGTGAAGTTTCAACGGTGGTGACTTCTTCGCGCGAAGTAATCGCGTTGAATACAAATTGACGTAAGTGTTCACTATCTTTTACCGACATATGAATAAAATAATCATAACTACCACCCATATGATACAAACTAACTATTTCAGGTAGTTTAAGTAAGTCATCTCTGAGCTTATTCACAATTAATTCTGAGTAAGGTTGCAACTTAATGGCAGCTATCGCTTCAATGTTTCCGCCAATACTTTTGAAGTTAATATCAATAAAGGCATTATTTATAACGCCATTGTGTTTCATACGCTTAACGCGTTCCAAACAGGTTGATGGAGCAATACCAATTTGTGAAGCTAACTCTTTATTGGTGATATCAGCGTCTTTATAGAGTAATGTCAGAATACGTAAATCTATATCATCAAGTTTTTTCATTGCTACTTTCGCCCCTGCGGAATATCACTTAGTTAAATTTTTCTAGTAATTGCTAGATTTATTAAATGCCATATTACCAGTTAAAACATATTAAAAATGAACCTTTATCGATATATCTGTATATTTTCGAATTTTTATCGATTTATTCATTATTTAATATAAAGTTTTTTACAAAATAATACATTTACATATTTGTAAAAAAACACTTTGTGACATATTATGTCCTATTGAAAATAAATAATGAGAACCAATGATTATTAAAAGCGTAAACGATTTCTTAAAGCTTGAAGCTGCCAGTGGCATTATTTTAATGTTTGCTGCTGTAGCGGCCATGATTATCGCCAACTCACCGTTTATGGTTTATTACGACATGCTGTTGAATATTCCTGTTCAAATATCTGTAGGTACTTTCGAAATAGCTAAACCATTATTACTATGGATAAATGACGGCCTAATGGCGCTGTTCTTCTTCCTCGTTGGTTTGGAGCTTAAACGCGAATTTATTGAAGGTGATTTATCGCAACCTGGGCAGGTAACATTGCCCGCTATAGGTGCTTTAGGCGGAATGTTGATACCGGCTTTATGTTATGTTGCTTTTAATTATAATGATCCTGATGCGATTAACGGCTGGGCAATTCCAACCGCAACTGATATTGCTTTTGCCTTAGGTATATTGTCTATCATAGGGAGTAAAGTACCTTTGCAACTTAAGGTGTTTTTAACTTCGTTAGCGATATTTGACGATTTAGGCGCGATTATCGTAATAGCATTATTCTACACCGACCAGCTGTCATTATTATCCTTAGTGGTTGCGGCTAGTATTTTAGCTATTTTATTTGTGATGAATAAACGTGGTGTCACTAATACCGCACCTTATATCTTTTTAGGCATTGTTCTTTGGATAGCGGTACTTAAGTCTGGTGTTCATGCAACATTAGCTGGTGTGGTATTAGCGTTCTTTATTCCTATCAAAGGAAAGGAAGGTGAACCTTCACCATTAAAGTCGCTAGAAGACAATTTACATTCGTTAGTGGCCTTTATTATTTTACCTGTATTTGCCTTTGCCAATGCAGGAATAAGTTTTGCTGGTATTGGTATGGAGCAAGTGATGGCACCCGTACCATTAGGTATTATTGTTGGCTTAGTTGTCGGCAAGCAGCTTGGCGTTTTTGGCTTTTGCTTTATTGCCATCAAGTTAGGTTGGGCAAAATTACCCACTAACGTCAACTGGCGTTTACTTTATGGCGCGGCAATATTGTGTGGTGTCGGCTTTACCATGAGCTTATTTATTGGGTCTTTAGCTTTCGAGCAAGGTAATGGCGTGAATCTAATGTTTCAAGACAGATTAGGTATAGTAATAGGATCATTAATATCAGGTGTTTTTGGCTACTTTATTATTAAAGGTGGAGTCAAAAATATTGAAGAAACTGACGAAATAACCATAAATCCAAATAATACAAAATAAAAAAGGAATAGTTATGAAAGTTGAAAAATTTAATATCCCAGTAAAATCTATCATTGTCGTTGCGGCGATAGTGATCGGTGGCATTAGTTCTGTTTATACCGTCAATGAAGGTCATATAGGCATTGTCAAGCGCTTTAGTGAAGCCAAAGAGCAGGTAAATCCTGGTTTGCATTTTAAAGTGCCATTTATTGATAGTGTTGAAGAAATAGAAGTACGTACCCGTAAAAATGAGGAGAAAATGGCCTCAAGTACTAAAGAGCAAATGCCTGTAACCATAAGTGTTAGTGTAAACTGGACTGTCGATAAAACTGCAGCTTTAGAGTTATTTCGACAATATGGTGGTTTGTCTCAATTTGAGAACAGAATTCTAGATCCGCGTTTTCGAGCGGCAACTAAAGATGTTATACCTCAGTATGATGCAGAAAAGCTAATTCAAGATAGAGCCAGCGCCATTCAAGCAATTGAAGCTAACTTTATTGAAGAAATGAAGGGCTTTCCTGTTACGGTTGATAATATTCAGATTGAGAACATCAGTTTACCGGCAAAATACTTAACCTCTATTGAAACCAAGCAAACAGAGAAAAACTTAGCCGATGCTGAAAAGCATAAGCTAGCAAGACAAAACCTTGAAGCACAACGTGATGTAAATACAGCGAAAGCAAAAGCCGATGGTATTAAGTTAGTGGCAATTGCTGAAGCAGAGTCTATTCGAATAAAAGGGCTGGCAGAAGCAGAGGCCATTACGGCTAAAGCTAAAGCGTTGGGTAATAACCCATTGATTGTTAAGTTAACTGAAGCGCAAAACTGGGATGGAAAATTACCTGCTACCGTATTAGGTAGCAGTAATATGCCTATTTTAGATATGAGAACGACTAAAAATTAAATTTTTAGTGAACACAGTTATTCGGCTTTAATGTTTCTAATATTTTTAAAACGGCGATGTAATAATCGTCGTTTTTCGTTAGAATAGCGTCAATTTTAATAGGCCATAGCGAATTGAACATGCTGAGTGCTTGAGTATTTAAAAGTTTATTTTTATGTCTATACCTAAGCCCATAACATTTACCGACGAAACTGCTGTTGATAATACCGCGCTTCATTATCGCGACTTGATTCAGTTATTCGATAAAGCTTTTTTCGCTGCCTACAATACGCGACTAGTTAAAGGCGGCGATGAGCCTATTTATTTGCCTAGCAACGATCAAACGGCTTTTAATCAAATAATTTTTACTCATGGTTATTTTGCTAGTGCGTTACATGAAATTTCTCATTGGTGCTTGGCAGGTGCCTCACGGCGATTAGTTGAAGACTATGGTTATTGGTATATTCCCGATGGCCGAGATCATGAGCAACAAGCTAAGTTTGAAAGCGTAGAAATAAAACCACAAGCAATAGAGTGGGCGCTTTGTGTTGCCACAGGAAAATACTTTGATGTTTCTACCGATAATCTTTTGGGTGAAGGTGAAACTGACCGAGTGGCGTTTAAAGCTAAGGTATATAAGCAAGTGCTAACTTATTTAGAACAAGGTTTTCCTAAAGATGCTGCAACATTCATTGCCAAATTAGCTAAGCATTACCAAAAGCCTTGGCCTTTAGCCCCTGAACACTTTCAATTTAAGATTAATTAATGTGCTTTTAAGTAGCCATTTGACAAAGATATGCCAAAAATAAAAGAGATTAATGAATGAAAAAATTTAAATTAGGCTTAGTCATTAATCCCATTGCAGGCATTGGTGGTAGTGTGGCATTGAAGGGCAGTGACGGTGTTGGCATTGCTGAACAAGCCATTGCACTTGGCGCGACAGCAAAGTCTAATGCACGAACATTACTTGCGTTGGAAATATTGCTGCCTTACAAAGAAAATATCGTTATTTATACCGCAGCTGGTGACATGGGCGAACATACGGCGAATGCGTTAGGTTTCAATACAGAAGTCGTGCATCAGCCTGCTAATGAAGCAACTTCAGCGCTTGATACCGAGCAGACTGTAAAGACCTTAATTAATCTTGATATTGATTTACTGTTATTTGCTGGCGGCGATGGCACGGCGCGTAATGTTTGCCATATTGTTGAAGATAAATTTCCAGTATTAGGTATTCCTGCTGGTTGTAAAATCCATTCAGGTGTTTATGCTATTACGCCTAAAGCAGCAGGGAGAGTGGTTGAGTTAATGATCACCAATCAGTTGGTCAGTTTAATTGATGCTGATGTCATGGATATTGATGAAAGTTTATTTCGCCAAGGTATAGTCAAAGCAAAGCGCTTTGGTGAAATGCAAGTGCCGTCAGAGTTACGTTATATTCAAGCGGTTAAATCGGGTGGTAAAGAGTCTGACGAATTAGTTTTACAAGACATTGCTGCCGATGTTATTTCAAAAATGGATGATGAACTGTTTATTATCGGCTCAGGCTCAACCACTGCTTTTGTTATGGAAGAGTTGGCGCTTGAAAATACGCTGTTGGGCGTTGATGCAGTATGTGAGCAAGTGTTAATTGAAAGCGATTTAACCGAGCCGAAACTTTGGCAGTTAATTCAACCATATGCACAAGGAAAAGTTAAACTTGTGATCACGCTAATCGGTGGCCAAGGGCATATATTTGGTCGCGGAAATCAACAATTGAGCCCACGCGTTATTCGCGCTATAGGTAAAGAAAATATTCTTATTATTGCGACGAAAACTAAGCTGAATGCGCTGCAAGCTCGACCATTAATTGCCGATACCGGCGATAGCGAACTCGATATAGAATTGTCAGGCTATTTAGCCGTGACTACCGGCTATAATGATCAAGTATTATACCCAGTTGCCAGCCCGCAATAGTGAGCTAGAAAAATTTAAACCTTAAATATTTTAAAACAGGCAATGTTGAACACTTGTCTAAATGAACTTGGAATTAAGTATGCAATTTGAAAACCTTACCGCGTTATATCATTTTTTAGATGAACAAGTAGAACAAGATGTTAGTGCCGACGAGTTATTCGCAGGTAGTTATTTAAGAGGCTTTATAAGTTTGGCTGGCAGTGAATATGGCGATGAGTCACAAGTGTTAACGCAAGCGCTAGCAACAAATATTAGCGAGAAGCTACAAGCGGCTCGCACTGAACTTACGCCGCAAGATCGTCAAATTGTGCAAGATTATTGGTTGGTGCTCCAAACAGCATTTACGGCATAAAATTACTGTTAACTTTTGAATGATTTTTAAAGCAGCTGTTCATTTTGAATTGGCTGCTTTTTCATTTTAGAATATGGTAAATAAACGATTATTTATTTTAGTAATCATTAGCTTTAATACCAAATGTAATAAGTTATTGACCAATTTTAAGCGAGGATAAATTGTTCAAGAATACATGTTTATTGTTCCAGACTAAACATAAGTACCATTATCCCTGCAGGCAAGGCGTTTGATTGATTAGGGCATGGATGCCCGTAAGTAGAACAATGCAGGAGCAATTGTCGAGTAATAGCGGGCGTGTGTGATTGAAAACAACGCAGTTATTGACGATTTAAACCGCCTTAAAATGATCGATTATTTATTTCAATTGGTATAAGCCCAGCCCACAAACTCAATCGAACTTACGACGAATAATATCTCGAATCACAAAGCGATTTGGCGCTAGATTAAATAACTGCTCGTTATTTAAAGGATAAGGCGTACCACAAATATCTGCGGTTAATATATCGGCCAATAATGGCGCTGTACAAAGCCCACGCGCGCCCAACCCAGTCAACATATATAGATTTTCAATGACCGGTGCCGGTTCGTTATAGCGCCAACGTTTATCTTTGCTTAAATGTGGGTACTGTAGCTTATGAGCTTCAATGTTAGGCATGGCACCGACCATAGGTAAGTGATCTGGCGTCATACAGCGCAGGCGCGCTTTGCTACTGGCTATGTCGGTAGTTTGCCATTGTGTTAACCCCGGCAAGCACTTATCTAGCATAGCCAGGTTAAACTGGTCTTCTTCGGCTTTGCTCTCGATATCAAAACTGTGCTTTTGAAACGTAGCTCCGATGCAATGGAGGTTTTTATTGGCCGGTGTTAAATAGCCTTTATGGCAAATAACGGTTGATAGTTTTGCCACTTTCTCATTACTCACCATATTACTGACTTGTCCACGAACTGAAGTTAGCGGTAATTGCTCAATCAGGTTCAGCGGTATGCCTTGGGCACCACCACAATATATGAGAACATTAGCTGGGTAATTTTCTTTATCGGTGTGCAATAGCCATTTACCGTCAGATTTTTGGCTAATACTATTAATTTTACAGCCGGTTTCAATACGCAGGCGATTAGTTAACTCCGCCGCTTTAAATATTTGCTTTACCAGTTGCGCTGGGGCTATCCAGCCCGCTTTTGGAAAAAATAAACCGCCATGGTTTAGCGTTATGCCGGCTAATTCGCTAGCGGTTGCTTTATCAACACTTTGTATGAGATTTTTTGGCCAAACATCAGAGTTGGCAATGTGCTGTTGTCGTAGTGCTAAGGCCGGTTTATAAGATATTTCTAATAGACCGCACCAGTCGTGATCAAAATGAAAGTCCTGCTCGCTGACACTTTTATAAAAACTAACGGCTTGCTCAAAAGCGTGTTGATAAAATAAGCTAATATCGTCAGCTTGTTGGTGAATCAGTGGATACAACGCCGCAATATTATTACTCGATGCACCTTGAGCTACGCTAAAGTCTTGGCAGTACACGGTAACTTTAACCCCCGCTTTTGTTAAAGCATAAGCCGCACAAGCTGAGGCGATACCACCACCGATAATACTGACTTGTTGGGGTTTGGTGATAATAGGGCGTTGCTGATAACCTTTTCCTGAATTAGGGTTTTGCTGAAATACAGCCATCAGCATTTCATCTTTTTTACCTTTGGTCGGGCGCTTCTGAACCCTAAAACCTGCTGAAATTAACTGACGCCGAACTTTACCTGAAACCGTGAAAGTCGATAAAGTTGCCTGCTCTTTGGATAAGCGTGTTATTTGCTGAAAAAGTCCTTCTTGCCACATCTCAGGATTTTTAGCCGGCGAAAAACCATCAAGATACCAAGCGTCAACTATACCTGAAAATCGAGTGTTTCTATCGCTCGCCAATTGCGTTAAGCCTAAAGTAGCGTCGTTGAATATTAACTGCAATGTGACTGTATCATTGAGAAAGTTCAGGGTGATATCTTGCTCAGGGTTGTCAGGATACTGGGCGATTAACTGCTGACTGTATTGTTCAAGCTCGGGCAATATTTTTAACGACTGAGTCAGTTGTGCTTTGGATAAGGGGTATTTCTCGACACTGATAAAGTGCAAAGTGCTTACTGCAGCTGGTTTTGTATTTTGTCGGCTTTGGCTTTGCTTTAATTGGTCAAATGTTGCCAACGTGAGTAAAAAATTTAAACCTGTGCCGAAACCAGTTTCTGCTATGACAAATTTTTTAGGGAACTTTGCTAGCCTTGCTTTAATATTATTGCCGTCAATAAATACGCACTCACTTTGGCTTGTGCCGTGGTTTGTATCAAAATAGATATCTTCAAATTGGCTTGAATAGGGGGAACCGTCACTTTGAAAGGTAATCTTTGTTTGATCAATCACTATATTAACGTCTTCCGTTGTAAGTAAAAAAAGGTTATTTTACATCTTATTACAAAGGACTGTCATAAAAATGAAAACATTCAGTGTACAAGTGTACGCTGGACAGACCAGTATAGGGGGCAAAAGTATGTATGATACGCCCAGATTTTTTAATTGAATATGGTTATTTATATGAAACGTGTAGTTATCACCGGATTAGGTATTGTATCAAGTATTGGTAATGATGCAGAAGAAGTATTAGCATCGTTAAAAGCAGGACGTTCAGGTATTACTCGTGCTGAAAGTTTTGCTGAAATGGGTTTACGCAGTCAAGTTTGGGGCAAACCTGAAATTGAAGTAAAAGACCACATTGACCGTAAAGCCTTACGTTTTATGGGCGAAGCTTCAGCTTTTGCT includes:
- a CDS encoding ATP-NAD kinase family protein, yielding MKKFKLGLVINPIAGIGGSVALKGSDGVGIAEQAIALGATAKSNARTLLALEILLPYKENIVIYTAAGDMGEHTANALGFNTEVVHQPANEATSALDTEQTVKTLINLDIDLLLFAGGDGTARNVCHIVEDKFPVLGIPAGCKIHSGVYAITPKAAGRVVELMITNQLVSLIDADVMDIDESLFRQGIVKAKRFGEMQVPSELRYIQAVKSGGKESDELVLQDIAADVISKMDDELFIIGSGSTTAFVMEELALENTLLGVDAVCEQVLIESDLTEPKLWQLIQPYAQGKVKLVITLIGGQGHIFGRGNQQLSPRVIRAIGKENILIIATKTKLNALQARPLIADTGDSELDIELSGYLAVTTGYNDQVLYPVASPQ
- the mnmC gene encoding bifunctional tRNA (5-methylaminomethyl-2-thiouridine)(34)-methyltransferase MnmD/FAD-dependent 5-carboxymethylaminomethyl-2-thiouridine(34) oxidoreductase MnmC, which gives rise to MIDQTKITFQSDGSPYSSQFEDIYFDTNHGTSQSECVFIDGNNIKARLAKFPKKFVIAETGFGTGLNFLLTLATFDQLKQSQSRQNTKPAAVSTLHFISVEKYPLSKAQLTQSLKILPELEQYSQQLIAQYPDNPEQDITLNFLNDTVTLQLIFNDATLGLTQLASDRNTRFSGIVDAWYLDGFSPAKNPEMWQEGLFQQITRLSKEQATLSTFTVSGKVRRQLISAGFRVQKRPTKGKKDEMLMAVFQQNPNSGKGYQQRPIITKPQQVSIIGGGIASACAAYALTKAGVKVTVYCQDFSVAQGASSNNIAALYPLIHQQADDISLFYQHAFEQAVSFYKSVSEQDFHFDHDWCGLLEISYKPALALRQQHIANSDVWPKNLIQSVDKATASELAGITLNHGGLFFPKAGWIAPAQLVKQIFKAAELTNRLRIETGCKINSISQKSDGKWLLHTDKENYPANVLIYCGGAQGIPLNLIEQLPLTSVRGQVSNMVSNEKVAKLSTVICHKGYLTPANKNLHCIGATFQKHSFDIESKAEEDQFNLAMLDKCLPGLTQWQTTDIASSKARLRCMTPDHLPMVGAMPNIEAHKLQYPHLSKDKRWRYNEPAPVIENLYMLTGLGARGLCTAPLLADILTADICGTPYPLNNEQLFNLAPNRFVIRDIIRRKFD
- a CDS encoding YfcL family protein, with translation MQFENLTALYHFLDEQVEQDVSADELFAGSYLRGFISLAGSEYGDESQVLTQALATNISEKLQAARTELTPQDRQIVQDYWLVLQTAFTA